In a single window of the Candidatus Omnitrophota bacterium genome:
- a CDS encoding type II secretion system F family protein — protein MARFLYEAKISPTETTKGVLVADSRNAAIQKISQMGYYLVSIEEEGGAIGPSAGSGFSFFNRVGLKQTTDFTRQLSDLLESGLSIVKALDILCNQTESKRLKRVILDIKDFCISGNPLSAALARHPDVFSDLYVSMVRSGETGGALENILKRLSDFSEKQLEIRTKIRTALAYPILMSVIGCVTIVILMTFVIPKMTAMFSDLGQVLPLPTRILLGISGFLTNYWWILIAIIAIIAVTAAKIYATADGRLAIDRLKLGSPVAGPLIKKVELARFARTLATLLNNGVPILEALKIVSETMENALIRGEFAKTYASVREGSSLARGLSGSAVIPPVVINMVAVGEEGGHLERSLLKVAETYERESDEAIKIMMSLLEPFLILTLGVVVGFIVISMLLPIFEINFLMR, from the coding sequence ATGGCGAGATTTTTATACGAAGCCAAGATAAGTCCCACCGAAACGACGAAAGGCGTACTCGTCGCTGACTCAAGGAACGCCGCCATCCAGAAGATAAGCCAGATGGGCTATTACCTCGTCTCCATAGAAGAGGAAGGCGGGGCCATAGGCCCTTCTGCCGGGAGCGGGTTCTCTTTTTTTAACAGGGTGGGGCTCAAGCAGACCACGGATTTTACACGTCAGCTTTCCGACCTCCTGGAATCGGGGCTCAGCATAGTGAAGGCGCTGGACATACTCTGCAACCAGACGGAGTCGAAACGCCTCAAGAGGGTCATCCTCGATATAAAAGATTTCTGCATAAGCGGTAACCCGCTGTCGGCGGCGCTCGCCAGGCACCCGGACGTCTTCTCGGACCTCTACGTGAGCATGGTCCGCTCGGGAGAGACCGGAGGCGCGCTTGAGAATATACTCAAGCGGCTGTCCGATTTCAGCGAAAAGCAGCTCGAGATAAGGACAAAGATAAGGACGGCCCTCGCTTACCCCATCCTGATGTCGGTGATCGGCTGCGTCACGATAGTGATACTGATGACGTTCGTCATACCGAAGATGACGGCCATGTTCAGCGATCTCGGCCAGGTATTGCCGCTGCCTACCCGCATACTCCTGGGTATAAGCGGGTTCCTGACGAACTACTGGTGGATACTCATAGCGATCATAGCGATCATCGCCGTTACGGCGGCAAAGATATATGCCACGGCGGACGGGCGGCTTGCCATAGACCGCCTTAAGCTGGGATCTCCCGTCGCGGGGCCTCTCATCAAAAAGGTGGAGCTGGCGCGTTTCGCGCGCACGCTCGCCACGCTCCTGAATAACGGCGTGCCGATACTCGAGGCGCTCAAGATAGTGTCCGAAACGATGGAGAACGCGCTGATAAGGGGAGAGTTCGCCAAGACGTACGCCTCCGTCAGGGAAGGGTCGAGCCTGGCCAGGGGTCTTTCGGGAAGCGCCGTCATACCGCCCGTGGTGATAAATATGGTCGCGGTCGGCGAAGAGGGCGGTCACCTCGAGCGTTCGTTATTGAAGGTGGCGGAGACATACGAGAGGGAGTCCGACGAAGCGATAAAGATCATGATGTCGCTCCTTGAGCCGTTCCTGATCCTGACGCTCGGAGTCGTGGTGGGGTTCATCGTCATATCGATGCTACTGCCGATATTCGAGATAAATTTCTTAATGCGGTAA
- the gspG gene encoding type II secretion system major pseudopilin GspG: MAAHDRRGFTLVELMLVVIIIGILVAMVMPRLAGRTEQAREAAARADIEANIGSALDLYEVDSGRYPDTLDALLQKKEGIANWKGPYLKKKPVDPWGRPYVYKYPGTHNDYDLYSLGQDGVEGGGDDITNWEEERAN, translated from the coding sequence ATGGCAGCACATGACAGGAGGGGTTTCACGCTGGTCGAGCTGATGCTCGTCGTCATAATAATAGGCATACTCGTCGCGATGGTGATGCCGCGGCTTGCCGGCAGGACAGAACAGGCCCGGGAGGCGGCCGCGAGGGCCGACATAGAAGCGAATATCGGGTCGGCCCTGGACCTGTATGAAGTCGACAGCGGCCGTTACCCCGACACCCTCGACGCGCTTCTTCAGAAGAAAGAGGGGATAGCCAACTGGAAAGGGCCGTACCTCAAGAAGAAGCCGGTCGACCCGTGGGGCCGGCCTTACGTCTACAAATATCCGGGCACGCACAACGATTATGACCTGTACTCGCTGGGACAAGACGGCGTCGAAGGCGGAGGCGATGATATCACGAACTGGGAAGAGGAGCGGGCGAATTAA